The DNA window TCTTCTCCAGGATCGTCATCAGATCGGCCAGGATCTGGAACGGATGATAGACCTCACATTGCATGTTCAGCACGGGTACGCGCGAGTGCCGCGCAACCTCATTCAGGTACTGGTTGCCTACCCCCCAATCGACATGGCGGATGGCGATCCCATCGAAGTAGCGGCCGAAGATCTGGCCGATCTCCTTGGGGGTATCCCCGTGGGCAATCTGGGTGGTCTTCGACTCGATGAATGCCGCGTGGCCGCCAAGCTGGGCCATTCCGGCCTCGAACGAACCCCGAGTGCGGGTGCTCGAGAAGAAGAACAGCATGGCCAGCACCTTGTCGCGTAGGTAGGCGTGCGGCTCGCCCAGGGCCCGTTTGCGCTTGAGGTCAAACGCGACCTCGAGCACGGTTTCAACTTCCTCGCGGCTGAAATCAAGATCGCCGATCAGGTCTCGTCCGCGCAGATCCGTCTGCATTTCAGTTCTCCTTGTCTGAAGCGGTGAAGGCGCCGGCAGGCATCTCGCCGGACTGCGCCCCTCGCCTATTCCATCGCGCCCAAGACCAGCGCCAGCAGCGCCATGCGCACGACCACCCCGTTGAACGCCTCCTCCCAGTAGCGGGCGTGGCGGGTGTAGTCGACTTCCTCCAGCAGCTCGTCCATCCTTGGCAGAGAGTGCAGGATCAGCGAGTCCGGTTTGGCTTTCCGCAACAGAGCCTTGGTGACCTGGTAGTTGGCAGGCGTCAGGCCAACGTCGCCTTTGCGCTCGTCGCGCGACTTGGTGTAGTCCGGCTGAACCACCGGCTCCATGTAGATCACGTCGGCCTCAGCGATCGCCTTCGAAACGTGATCCACCTCGCGGTAGTTCAGATTGAGCTCATCCAGCTCGTGCTTGAACTCGGGCGTGAGCGACATCTCGGGCGGGGCGATGTAGGTCGCCTGGATGTCGAACTGGCTCATGGCATAGCTGATCGAGTGCATGGTGCGCATCCGCATGTCGCCGATGAGCAGGAAATTCAACCCGTCCAGCCGCCCCTTCTCCTTGTGAACGGTGTACATGTCGGTTAGCACCTGGGTGGGATGCTCCCCCCAGCCGTCGCCGGCATTGATCA is part of the Anaerolineales bacterium genome and encodes:
- the pyrB gene encoding aspartate carbamoyltransferase; this encodes MRSFMGRDILSLKGFERSEYYRVFEVADRLAPFARDRKNTDLLKEKTLVTAFYQPSTRTRLAHEAAMLRLGGKVTGFADAKMTRAGDFYQESIKDTVHMLEFYGDVIVMRHFQQGAPHEAARWSSVPVINAGDGWGEHPTQVLTDMYTVHKEKGRLDGLNFLLIGDMRMRTMHSISYAMSQFDIQATYIAPPEMSLTPEFKHELDELNLNYREVDHVSKAIAEADVIYMEPVVQPDYTKSRDERKGDVGLTPANYQVTKALLRKAKPDSLILHSLPRMDELLEEVDYTRHARYWEEAFNGVVVRMALLALVLGAME